One genomic segment of Brassica napus cultivar Da-Ae chromosome A3, Da-Ae, whole genome shotgun sequence includes these proteins:
- the LOC106440192 gene encoding two-pore potassium channel 3-like has protein sequence MAEDRNSGNNTLDPLLQYMTIPRMREPPPILFPVPEEGEVAIPMPMTPKEFKDRLIFGPFSRSPRDSSSQYFDSLSQKHSPSSSSATATAAAAAGEAFSDASTADPLLPPQPEPWSHGHALHRSKTAPAMAVINDHHHHPTPQQKDLDSSRSVVRQAFALLVVYLSLGVLIYWLNRDHYVVNQTHPVVDGLYFCIVTMCTIGYGDITPNSVVTKLFSIMFVLVGFGFIDILLSGMVSYVLDLQESYMLDSAKRRDEPDHKTRSYIIDVKKGRMRIRLKVGLALGVVVLCIALGVGIMHFIEGIGWLDSFYLSVMSVTTVGYGDRAFKTLPGRLFAAVWLLVSTLAVARAFLYLAEARVDKRNRERAKKVLCEAMSVSQFFAADIDNNGCVSKAEYVIYKLKEMEKITDKDITPISKQFDKLDRCSNGKITLGDLLESSSGD, from the exons AAGACAGAAACAGCGGTAATAACACCTTAGACCCACTACTCCAGTACATGACCATCCCTAGAATGAGAGAACCTCCTCCGATCCTCTTCCCCGTACCCGAAGAAGGCGAAGTCGCCATCCCCATGCCCATGACACCAAAGGAGTTCAAAGACCGTTTAATCTTCGGACCCTTCTCCCGCTCCCCCCGTGACTCCTCCTCTCAGTACTTCGACTCCCTCTCTCAGAAACACTCCCCCTCTTCTTCCTCCGCCACCGccaccgccgccgccgccgccggagAAGCATTCTCCGACGCCTCAACCGCCGACCCTCTCCTCCCGCCGCAGCCTGAGCCATGGTCTCACGGCCACGCGCTCCACCGCTCCAAAACCGCGCCCGCGATGGCCGTGATCaacgaccaccaccaccacccgACGCCGCAGCAGAAGGACCTCGACTCGTCGCGCTCCGTCGTGAGACAAGCCTTCGCTCTCCTCGTCGTGTACCTCTCCTTGGGCGTGCTCATCTACTGGCTGAACCGCGATCACTACGTGGTGAATCAGACCCACCCCGTCGTCGATGGGTTGTACTTTTGCATCGTCACGATGTGCACGATCGGGTACGGAGACATAACTCCCAACAGTGTCGTCACCAAGCTGTTCTCGATCATGTTCGTCCTTGTCGGGTTtggttttatagatattttgcTTAGCGGGATGGTTTCTTACGTTCTTGACCTTCAAGAGAGTTACATGTTAGACTCCGCTAAGCGGAGAGACGAGCCTGATCATAAAACGAGGTCGTATATAATCGATGTGAAGAAAGGGAGGATGAGGATTAGGTTGAAAGTTGGTTTAGCGTTAGGTGTTGTGGTGTTGTGCATTGCTCTTGGTGTTGGGATCATGCATTTTATTGAAGGAATCGGTTGGTTGGATTCGTTTTATCTCTCGGTTATGTCGGTTACTACTGTTGGGTATGGAGACAGAGCGTTTAAGACTCTGCCCGGTAGGCTTTTCGCCGCGGTGTGGCTGCTTGTGTCTACGTTAGCCGTGGCTCGGGCGTTTTTGTATTTGGCTGAGGCGAGAGTTGATAAGAGGAATAGGGAACGGGCGAAGAAAGTGCTGTGTGAGGCGATGTCTGTCTCTCAGTTCTTTGCTGCTGATATCGATAACAATGGCTGTGTGAG taAAGCGGAGTATGTGATTTACAAACTTAAGGAGATGGAGAAAATAACGGACAAAGACATAACTCCAATCTCTAAACAGTTTGATAAACTCGACCGATGCAGCAACGGAAAGATTACTCTTGGAGATCTCTTGGAGAGTAGCAGTGGCGATTGA